The Thermococcus henrietii genome segment TTAAGGCTTTCGGTCTTCACCTGAGGCAGGAGGAGCCGTCCGAGGAACACATCTTCCGTCGCCTGAAGGTAGCTCGACGGCCTTCCGACGTCGTTCCAGTACTCCTTGAAGGGGAACCCGTAGAGCGGGAGGTCGTTTTCGAGCATCCTCGGGAAGAGGTCCTTGGAAAAGTCGAAGTTCTTGTTCTTGGGGACGTGGTCGAACGCTTCCGGCTCAAAGACATATATGCCAGCGTTGACGAGGTTGCTGAAGACCTCTTCCGGTCTGGGCTTTTCCTTGAACTGCTGAATCCTGCCGTCCTCGTCTATTATCGCTATGCCGTACTGCGTTGGGTCGTCAACCTCCGAGAGGGCTATCGTAGCGAGGGCCTTTTTCTTTTTGTGGTACTCGTAGAGCGCCCGCAGGTCGAGGTTCGTGAGAACGTCGCTTGAGACGACAAAGAACGTATCGTCCATGTGCTTGACGACCTTCTTGGTGGCACCGGCCGTTCCGAGCTTCACGTTGTCCTTGTTGGAGTAGTGAATCTCTATCCCCCACTCGCTTCCGTCGCCGAAGTAGTCGATTATGCGCTCCTTAAGGTAGCCGACTAGAACGTAAACCTCATCGACCCCGGCCTCGATGAGGCTCTGGAGGGCGTACTCCATCAGGGGTCTGTTGAAGAATGGTATCATGGGTTTTGGCCTGTAAACCGTCAGCGGGAGAAGCCTCGTTCCCTTGCCTCCGGCCAAAATCACTGCCTTCATCTTGCACCGCACCGCTTTATTGTATCACTCCCAGTTAAAATACTTTGCGCCCGTCGTCGTTCATTCACATGGATGCGTCCATAAGCCCACTGATGACCATTACTCGGTGCATGAGTTGACAACTCTGCCCAAAAAATTCGACGTTACATCAGACAATGGCCCTTTAATCGCCCAGTTGATGGTCACAACGACGAAGGAACTTTAAATAGGTAAGATGCACACATCCGATGGAGGCGACAAAAATGGACGCCCTTGAAAAGCTTAGGGAACTCCTCCCCGAGGAACAGTTTGAGAAAGTTAAGGCGATAGACAACCCCGAGCTTCACGCTTTTTTGGCGGAGTGGATTGAGTGGCTCGAGCCGAGCAAGGTCTTCGTCTGCACCGACAGCGAAGAGGACGAGCAGTACGTCCGCTGGAAGGCCCTCTACTACGGCGAGGAAAAGATGCTCGAAACGCCGAACCACACGGTCCACTACGACAACTACTACGACCAGGCCAGGGACAAGGCCAACACCAAGCTCCTCGTTCCGGGTGGAAAGGAGATACCCTTCCTCAACACCAAGGACCGCGACGAGGGCCTGAAGGAGATTAGGGAGCTCATGAAGGGTGTCATGAAAGGCAAGGAGCTCTTCATCTGCTTCTTCGTTCTCGGACCTAGAAACTCCGTGTTCACGATTCCCGCCGTTCAGCTCACCGACTCGGCCTACGTTGCCCACTCCGAGTTCATACTCTACAGGAAGGGCTACGAGGAGTTCAAGCGCCTCGGAAGGAACGCCAAGTTCTTCCGCTTCGTTCACAGTGAGGGGGAGCTCGACGAGAGGAAGACGAGCAAGAACCTGGACAGGAGGAGGATTTACATTGACCTCGTGGACGACACGGTCTACTCCGTCAACACCCAGTACGGCGGCAACACGATCGGCCTTAAAAAGCTCGCCTTCAGGCTCACCATCCAGAAGGCGGTCAGGGAGGGCTGGCTCAGCGAGCACATGTTCCTCATGCGCGTGAACGGCCCGAACGGCAGGAAGACCTACTTCACGGGTGCCTATCCGAGCATGTGCGGCAAAACATCCACCGCCATGATTCCCTGGGAGAACATCGTCGGCGATGATCTGAGCTTTATAATACCCGTGAACGGCGTCGCCCGCGGTGCCAACGTTGAGAAGGGCGTCTTCGGCATAATTCAGGGCGTCAACCCCGAGGACGACCCGATAATCTGGAAGGTTCTCCACTCTCCGGTCGAGATAATCTTCTCGAACGTCCTCGTCAAGGACGGGAAGCCCTACTGGAACGAAATGGGCGTTGAAATTCCTGATGAGGGGGAGAACCACAGCGGAAGGTGGTGGAGGGGCAAGAGGGACGCGGAAGGAAACGAGATACCGCCGAGTCACAAAAACGCGCGCTTTACGGTTTCTCTCGAGCACTTCCCGAACGTTGACCTTGAAGCCTTGGAGAACCCGTGCGGTGTGGAAGTCGGCGGAATGATTTTCGGCGGCCGCGATAAGGACACCTGGCCCCCGGTGAGGGAAGCCTTTGACTGGAAGCACGGAGTGGTAACGATGGGCGCCTCGCTTGAGAGCGAGACGACGGCGGCGACCCTTGGGAAGGAAGGCGTTAGGGCCTTTAATCCGATGGCCATACTCGACTTCATGAGCGTCCCGCTCGGCGAGTACATCGAGAACTACCTGAGGTTCGGCGAGAAGCTGAGAAAAGCGCCGAAGATATTCGCCGTCAACTACTTCCTCCGCGACGAGAACGGCAACTGGCTCAACCACAAGCTCGACAAAGCGGTGTGGCTCAAGTGGATGGAGCTGAGGGTTCACGGCGACGTTGATGCAATCGAGACGCCGATAGGCTACATTCCCAAGTACGAGGACTTGGCAAGGCTCTTCAAGGAGGTTCTCAACAAGGACTACAGCAGGGAAGCCTACGAGAAGCAGTTCACGATAAGGGTTCCAGAACTGCTTGCGAAGATTGAGCGCATAGAGAAAATCTACCGCGAGAAGGTCAGGGAAGTTCCCGAGGAGCTCTTCCAAGTTCTCGAGGAGGAGAGGAAGAGACTCCTTGAGGCAAGGGAGAAGTACGGCGACTACATAAGCCCGTTCGCGCTTGAGGGCGCATGACTTCTTCTTTTCTCCTTTCGTCGAACGCCTAACTAAACTGTTCTTCTTTTTGGGAGTGTTCGTGAGTTTTCAGTGAATTAACTCCCCACCAACCAATCACAAAGGCTGAGGCGGAATGAACGTCCAAACCCAATCCCCGAGCAAATTCCCGCCCTAATTTTGAGGAACCGGCAGGATTAACCAGATAGACCTCAAAACCCCTCTTCAACGCCATAACAACACCATACTCAAGAAGTTCTTTCTTAGCAAAAGTTGACGCCTTACGATTTCCTTTCCTTGAAGTCGTTGCCTTTCCGTTTTTCCTCTTAATCCTCCCCAAATCCTCGAAGAACACGACCCTAACACCATGATAAAACGCATAATCCAGCAATCGAGCAAGAGCCTTTAGCCTCAAATCCCGAGCCCTCCTGTTCGAGAACCCCGGAGAATTAACTCCCGGAAAATGCTCAACCTTAACGTCCCGAATAATCCCCCTCTCATCGAGAATAACCATATTCACCCTGTCCGAATTCAAATCAAATCCAGCGTAAAGCTTTCCATTAGCAGTCCTCCCGTAGTGTTTAAGATAAACCTCGAAAGGCACCTGAACATGAAGATAAACCTTCCCATTCCGAAGAACAACCTGCACGCCGTATTTGAACTTTTGAGCATCCAAAAGGACAGGAAGAAACTTCCCAGCGGTCTTCATCTTAAAGTTTAGCCATTCACCGTTCGAGCGGATTCTAACGTTCAACCCTTCAATCTTCACGTTCCTGTTCCCCTTCTCGTTCTCCTTGGGTTTGCTGATGAGGAATTTCGACTTCAAGTGAATGTGTCTCGGATTCCCACCGTTTTGCTCTGCCCCCTTTAACAGCATTTTAGCATAATCCCACGCGCTGTCAGAATACCACCAGTTATTGAGAACCAGCCGAGAAACTTCCTTTACACCCTCGCTCTTCTTGACTCCCTTGAGCTGGAGTCTTATCGCCAGTTCGACGGCTCTTTTGAATTTTTCAGTCAAGAGAGCGAGTTTCAGGTAGTCTTTCTGTCTTTCTGGTTCGAGTTTTGTTTTGATTGTGATGTAATTCACTTCCGCTCGGTGGGTTTTTCGTGTTTTTCGAGCCATAATTCAATAGCCTCCGTTATGGCCATTCCAAGAGCACCCTTTTTAACTCCATAAACGTCGAGGATTTTCTTTCGGAACTTAACTTCCAGCTCGTCCGGGATTTTCACGGTGATGACACCCATTGTATTCACCAAAATACTTAAATACTTGTTTACTTAAATAGTTTTTGGTAATGATGCCGGCCCGGTGAAGTCAGTGAGCTAGGCGAGGTGGAGGGCTGGCTGAACCCTGTGGGTGTTCGGGCGACCCGTTCCGCCGGAGTGTGCTGAAAGAGTAAGGAGAGTTGGGCGGGGCGGTCT includes the following:
- a CDS encoding nucleotidyltransferase family protein, encoding MKAVILAGGKGTRLLPLTVYRPKPMIPFFNRPLMEYALQSLIEAGVDEVYVLVGYLKERIIDYFGDGSEWGIEIHYSNKDNVKLGTAGATKKVVKHMDDTFFVVSSDVLTNLDLRALYEYHKKKKALATIALSEVDDPTQYGIAIIDEDGRIQQFKEKPRPEEVFSNLVNAGIYVFEPEAFDHVPKNKNFDFSKDLFPRMLENDLPLYGFPFKEYWNDVGRPSSYLQATEDVFLGRLLLPQVKTESLKGNLEYGGALYTGRRCVLRKPEIRGFAVIGDDVEIGRNVKIERSVIFSGVTIEDGAEIKEAIIGENVHIGKGVVIQPGSVIGDNTLIEDFSKIGSNVKIWVESRIGRESIILPD
- a CDS encoding phosphoenolpyruvate carboxykinase (GTP), which produces MDALEKLRELLPEEQFEKVKAIDNPELHAFLAEWIEWLEPSKVFVCTDSEEDEQYVRWKALYYGEEKMLETPNHTVHYDNYYDQARDKANTKLLVPGGKEIPFLNTKDRDEGLKEIRELMKGVMKGKELFICFFVLGPRNSVFTIPAVQLTDSAYVAHSEFILYRKGYEEFKRLGRNAKFFRFVHSEGELDERKTSKNLDRRRIYIDLVDDTVYSVNTQYGGNTIGLKKLAFRLTIQKAVREGWLSEHMFLMRVNGPNGRKTYFTGAYPSMCGKTSTAMIPWENIVGDDLSFIIPVNGVARGANVEKGVFGIIQGVNPEDDPIIWKVLHSPVEIIFSNVLVKDGKPYWNEMGVEIPDEGENHSGRWWRGKRDAEGNEIPPSHKNARFTVSLEHFPNVDLEALENPCGVEVGGMIFGGRDKDTWPPVREAFDWKHGVVTMGASLESETTAATLGKEGVRAFNPMAILDFMSVPLGEYIENYLRFGEKLRKAPKIFAVNYFLRDENGNWLNHKLDKAVWLKWMELRVHGDVDAIETPIGYIPKYEDLARLFKEVLNKDYSREAYEKQFTIRVPELLAKIERIEKIYREKVREVPEELFQVLEEERKRLLEAREKYGDYISPFALEGA
- a CDS encoding transposase, with the protein product MNYITIKTKLEPERQKDYLKLALLTEKFKRAVELAIRLQLKGVKKSEGVKEVSRLVLNNWWYSDSAWDYAKMLLKGAEQNGGNPRHIHLKSKFLISKPKENEKGNRNVKIEGLNVRIRSNGEWLNFKMKTAGKFLPVLLDAQKFKYGVQVVLRNGKVYLHVQVPFEVYLKHYGRTANGKLYAGFDLNSDRVNMVILDERGIIRDVKVEHFPGVNSPGFSNRRARDLRLKALARLLDYAFYHGVRVVFFEDLGRIKRKNGKATTSRKGNRKASTFAKKELLEYGVVMALKRGFEVYLVNPAGSSKLGREFARGLGLDVHSASAFVIGWWGVNSLKTHEHSQKEEQFS